DNA sequence from the Vicia villosa cultivar HV-30 ecotype Madison, WI linkage group LG3, Vvil1.0, whole genome shotgun sequence genome:
ACATAAATTGTTGTCTGCACCGTAAGTTTTGTGCGTAAAAGCCTCTTCTAACAAGTGCTTATTCTTGAATTCGTAGTTGATAATTGCTTCCACTTCATCTAGTGGCAGTGGTGACAGATAATCTTTGTTGTAGGTCTCTTCTTTCTGTTCTAGAGAGATTTCCTTTTCCTGACGTTCAATGGTGTGGGCACTTGTTTGGAACAGAATTGTTTCCTCTTGCTCTCCGAGTGGTTGAGCTGCCATGATGTGCTAATAAGAAAGCGAAACAGATGAAAATGAGACATATGATTGAGAATAAAATTTAAGTGAGTCAACGTATCTATTGGTGCTAGGGCTTGATATGGTgaacaattaatatatttttattttaaattttactcTGTAAAATATTTAAGTAGTTACTTTAAAGATTTATTTTACAACTATATCGAATTAAACCTTTTTAAAAAGATTTCTTTGCATTTTAAACATTTTACCAAGTAAAATCCAAGTAATGGTGGCAAGGTTAGTGTTACCATTCCCAAATTCTAGAGAAATTAGTTATGTTATCATTTACATATAAATAATCATAGTTACCATGAGATAAGCATTGTCCAGACAAATCCTAAAATAAACTTGAAAACAAAGTTAATGAAACAATTTCtagtaatataatttttttcaagtAGCAACTATGGAATGGCAAAAATACTAGTAGGTTGTACTCTTTGAAAtacaatgataaaaataatatttgtgtaTGATACACAAACTCAACAACTTATATAGACCTTTAACACAAAACAAAAAAGAGACAAAACCAAATAAACTATAAATCATAAATATCAACCTTCAATAGCATCTTTTATTGTAAATGTACTTACTTCCAAGACATTGTCTATATTATCCAAAGCATTTTTTGCAGCTCTATAACGTGCAATGGCTTTCTTAGAGCCATAACTGCCTCTTCCAACCAATTTATCATTTATAAAGATTTCAACACTAGTagattcttcccacaaatctacaaattgtaatttgaattttttctCTTGACAAATTTCAATTAGTTGTGAGACAGGATGCTTTTTAACAGATTCCGGCTCAATTATAGGTTCAAGTAATTTTCTCGCaaccttaaaaaaaaaacaaaaaaaaacataattaatgaatgtaaataaatataaccttaattaaaaaaaatcatattaaataatataaaaacataaaattgtatagtttatgtaaaaaaattaaattaaaaaatatgttttatttgaTAAATAATGATAGAGTACCTTCCACACAATATCAAGGGATAAGTTAGAATCAATAAAAATGGCACCAATAATTGATTCAACAATATCAGCTAGCGCTTTAGGTGCGTAGAGCTGCCCATTTGAATGTAAGTAATAGTCGTCAACTCTTTCTATAAATCTTTGAATCtggattaaattataaaaaagaaaaaataaattcaatGATAGTTCTTTTTTTAAGGGTTAGTTAAAGATGATATATATAAGAGACAAAAGGGTGCACAATAAATTCTAGAGAACTTACTTCATCTTTAAGATTGGGCTGTTTGTGTCTCAAGTATCGCTCTAAGCCATGTTTAATGGCCACACGTGCAAGTTTTTCCGTGTCAACATTCTTTGATTTGTTTGGAGTCAAAACTCCCGGTCCCAAATTTGGATAAGAGAAATATTGTTCTATCACTATGAACAAGTTAAGAACAACATCTCCTACATATTCTAACCGCTTATAAGATAAGCCATTATCAGCACCATAAGTTTTGTGCGTAAAAGCCTCTTTCAATAAGTGCTTATTTTTAAACTCGTATTCGATAATTGCTTCCACTTCATCTAGTGGCAGTGGCGGAAGAGAATCTTTGTCGTAggtctcttctttttcttcttgctgTTTTGGAGAGATTTCCTCCTCTTTGTCGTCAATCACGagggaacaagtttggatcataaGTGTTTCTTCGAGCTCTTTGTGTGCTTGAGCTGCCATGGTGTGCAAAGAAAGCGAAACAAAGGAAAACGAGACTTAGAGGAGAGAAcaaaatgtaaagtgaataagTGTGGTTTGTAGTAAAATATGAAGCTAGGTTTTAGGTATATATATTCTACAAAATTTAAGTGAATCAACGTATCCATAGGTGCTAGGGCTTGATATGGTTAGCAATTAATgtatttgcatttaaattttttttgtaaaatatttaagTAGTTACTATAACAATTTGTTTTTCAATTATATCACattaccttttttttaaaaaaagatttctTTGCATTTTAAACATTTTACCAAGGTGGCAAGGTTAGTGTCAATCCATAGGAATATTCTAGATCATTCAAGACAAGACACCATCtcaaattttggaaaaaatagtTATGTTTGTCATTTttacatataaataaatagtCATAGATACCATGAGATAAGCATTGTCTAGACAAATCATAAGAGAAACTTGAAAAAAGTAatttctagaaccatcaaaaacTTAGCAAGCAGCAACTATGGAATGACAAAAATTAACAAGATACAGACTGTTTGGAGAAAATTAGAAGAATAAGTGAGATGCACAAGAGTAGAGGAGACCAAGAATGTAGCAACATTCTTCTTCACatgaatatttaataatttttgacCAAAAGAGATGTACTAGATATATATTAGGGgtggtaaaattgatttgaaaattttAGTCCATTCAACTAAAGTGACGGATAAGTGAGGGGTGGACTTGCccgtttattatttatttatttattttttaaataaattaataaacttgCCCGCTTATTCtttatattatcttttataaatCTTATCAAAGAAAAGCAGTTTAAGTAGATGTTAATAAACATTCACACCTGAGTCTAGTATATATTTTTACTCCTACCATAGAATTGCACTTCTTGTATTCTagtaattgattaaaattaactTATAATTTTGTAACTAGTTATTCCTAAATTCTATATGAGGCTTTGGCATTTGGAGGTTCTGCTTTTCTTTGTTCACATGGTTGCAGTTAGATTTATGATCTGGCTTCTGTTTTACGTTTTGTAATGACGGTactaaaatcaaacttttttaatataaCATAAACTATACAcaacttttttttttagtaaGCAATATATCAttaaagggagaactaagggttctccaacccactTACAAAAGAAACGGGATAAACccgacaaaaaaagaaaattacacaccaattacAATCACGAGAGATAATACAAAGGATTCATACTAAACTCATAGAATGAATAATTGGGATGTGTAATTTTTCCACAAAACGACAATTTCCACACCAAGAGCTTGATATTCCAAACGGCGTTGTTCACATTCCAAGGCTCCTTCCGGAAACACGACCCGTTTCTAATCAACCATATAGTCCATGTAGTGGCTAACCAAACACTACCCGACTTTCTATCCTTTACCTTTAGACTACGAAAAAAATGGTACCATTCCATAAAATTTGGCCGGCACTCGTCTTCTATAATAACCCCTTTACCCACCCAAAAAGCTATCTCCCTCCAAATATTTTTAAccaccaaacaaccaaaaaatatATGATTACTACTTTCCGGACAATATCCACAAAAAATGCACTTAGAATCCTCCGAAGAAAAAGACATACCTCTTATTGCCAAAAGATCTTTCGTCGGAAGTCTTTCATGGAAGATTCTCCACCCGAAAGCTTTTATCTTGAAAGGTATTTCCATTTTCCACAAAAAGTCAAACACCTCCGCATGAATAACCGGAGGACCAAACGGAATACGGAGCCTATCATAAAAAGCATAGCAAGAAGCTACCGAAAAATTCCTATCCACATTTCCGGACCAAAACACCAAATCTTTTTCACTCTTCCAATCTCTAAAAGCCTCCACCCTTTTCTTCAATTCCAAGAACTCCTCCCTATGATCCGCCATATCCACTAAAGCCGCGGATAACCCAAAATCACTCCAACGCCACACTCCCCCCATCCAACCACCCATAGCTGCCACCAACACATTCTTTAAAAGTGAAGCTTGGTACAAATCCGGAAAACACTCTTTTAAGGCGGAATCATCCAACCAAATGGATTCCCAAAAAAGGGTGTTAAAaccattatgaactttgaaattaATGCAAGAAACGAAACTAAGAAGCTTTTTCATGATGAATTATATCACTCAATGTACATCATGAGACATTTTTCACATGTCCAATTTTAATGGGAGAAAATTATTATATTGAAAAGGTATTGTTAGAAacgaattgtttaaattactttttATTAAATCTCAACACAGGgataaaaaaatcatgaaataattctaataatatatGTATTAATTAGGAATGGCAAAATGGGACGTGGCATGCGAGTCGGCACAACGGGTGCACGAATCAGCCTGGCGGACCACTATTCATTTTGCCACCCTACTCAGTATTCAAAACTATAGGAGATTGATGAAGTGATAAcatcatcaaagaaagatagaagagGTAAAAGATATGGATTTGTCAAGCCCTAAAGTAAAGGGTGATGACAACAAAGTTAGACAACATTTTCAACAGGGGTAGGAAGATCCATACAAACTTAGCAAGGATTCAAAGAGGGACAATCAAAACGTAAAATCACACTAATAGAGCAATGAGATATGAAGAAGACTTAAAGAAATCATCCACAAAGCAGGGTGAAACAAATAGACAACACAAAACGCAAGAGGAATATGTTCCTACACAGAAGTGGTAAGGAATAACCAGAGTAAACCCAAATTTGGAGGAACAAGGGAGAATAAAATCCTATTCACACACATGGAGTTTAACATGAAGGAAGATGACTAAACAAGATTTAAGAAAGCAAATGTAGGAGTGGCGGAGAATCTAAATAAGTCGTGAAACATACAAGAAGCATTTATCAAGTTTTGGTTCATTATCTATTCAAGAATCTTTTTGTCATGACCTTTGGTTTTGTTTAAGTCATTGTTTTGCATTGGAAatctaaaatcaatttttaatttgCAAGGTTTACAATAGTGGCATTCAAGTGATCAAAGTCTTTCCCATTCATTCAACTTTCAAAGGGTCTACATTTGATCCATTCAAATCTTATTCAAAATTCTCAAAGTggtaaaatcaaatttcaatcaaaagttcaaaaaagAAAAGATCATTCATCTTGTGAAGATTACAAGGATGATTATTCATTTTACAAGTCAATgtacaaaagaaaatttgattaaAGATTCCTAAAGTTATAAGCCTAAAGTAAAACTAACAAGGTTACAAAGCTCTTAAAAATTTTAAGCCAAAATTGGGTTTAAGAGAATTTTCACCATGAGCACTTCTTGATCTTCAGCTTCAAACCAAAGCATCACCATCCTTCCATCATATTCCATTTCAATAAACCTTGAATTAAAGAAACAAAGAATATGAATCATGAGTTATCATTCATAAGTCCAAAACACAAAATTCACAAAGACCATAACCATTTTTCACTTGAATCAAAGTTGTCTTAACATATGCAAAGTTACTATACCATATTGCAAGCTTTTGATCCAAACATAACAACCATGAGCATCAACAAAACCAGAAGCAAAAGCATGAATTTACCATATGAAAGCATTTTATTTTCAAAggaaaaaacatgattttatatGAATCTAAGTGCAACACACATGAAACTTTCATTCATCATAACATTTCAGCAAGAAACATCATGAAATCAGGCCCATTTAATAATGATGCACACCAGAAAAAATCAGCAAAACTTACCAAGTCACAAGAGACAAAAATTGGCAAAAACttgcaaaagaagaaaaataaaaatagtacatTCCTAATTCTCCGCTACTAAACTCACCTCTGATCAATTCAAAACCTCTCCAAAACATCAACACAAATCAGAAACACGAGCCAACATTCCAAACCTTAAAAATCATTTAGGGTTTTGAGTTTGGGTAGATCATTGGTGATTGAGGAGTTTTTGTGAATTTAAGAGGAGAGGTTAGGATAGaagggaggaggaggagcatTTTGGTTGTTGAACTTTGCGTTTTGGAGGCCCATCGCCCCCGGAGCAAATTTCGGCGCGGCGACGACCACCATTTTTTCCCAGAAGAGTTGAAGGTGGATGAAGATGTTCATAGAGGAGAGATAATGCGTAGAAGGAGAGAGAGGTTTATGAGTTTGAGTTTTcaaattcattttctttttatatacttTATGTTGAGCCTATCAGTGGTTGATAAGTGGCCCCTTATGCCACTTGTCCCACTTAGTCACCACCCTACTTCCACGTGTGTTATCGGGAAGAATAAAATTTGGTTCTGCATATGACCtggtgttttgatgataaaattagATGATATATTAGAGAATAATTTATTACTCTAACGTTTATGTATAGTGTGCAACTTTTGGTAACAGGTTATTAAAGGTGTGGAAAAACACtagaaatgggggtttgaataGAGTTTTAAAGCCGAAAAAAATTCTCTTTAAAAGAAGTAGTTTCTTGATAATAAAGATAAATATGCAAGAAGAAAAGAACAAGGTACGTTTATACTAAATCACTTGAAAATTATCAAGCTAATCTAGTTAACCCGTGAAGGTAATTTCGCCTTATCAACAAATTCTTAATCTAATAATCTCAAGATTATTACAAAGCACAAGATAACCACGAGTGAATCACTTATAACCTCTAAGACACCTTAATCTTAGACTTCTTAAGGATTTTGACCAACTGGTCACTTAAAGCACAATCAAACTACAGTTTGAAAAGATGTTTGTTTACAATATTATGCTTCTACACAAGTTGTAGTAAATAGTAAATTCAAATTCTAGACTAAAGAGAATAAAAAGCTTATGAACAGTCTTTCAAGAATGTTTGAATGAACGTGTGAATTAGCAGACTTCTCTTTGAGTCTTCAAGCCTATTTATAGCCCAAAAATAATATATCCGTTGGAGGGTATTTCTAGAATTTCCAAAAATTTGGCAGCTTGATAACGTGGGAGACAAAATAGTACAACGCGTCTTTCCTTTCATGGTAGTGGAGCGAAACATTTGCTTCTACCTTGTACCTTGTACCACGTAACTTTATATTTTAATCTTCTTGGACTTCATAGGCTCTGATGAGCATGAGTAAGAAGACATAAAATAATCCTTGGGTCATCAGAGCTTTcggtcttcagagtcttcagtaCCCTTTGTCTTTAGAAACATAAGTCTTCAGCATCTGGATTGTTCCTCAGAACCTTTCTCTTCAAATCTTCAGATCTTCAGAACTTGGTTTCCTTTGATAGCGTATTAGAGTCACAACTTCAGAGCCTTCTGAAGTGGTTTCCTACTATTCAAAAGAACTTGTGTAGCACAGAAGCTAAACTTGGTTTCTTCTAATGTGTTGGACAGCGTCTTTCATCAGATTCAGAACCTGTTTTTTAAAAGCTCACAAGAACAAACATTAGAGTATAaaaattgttcatacaaacatactcatcgttatcatcaaaactcagaggtaatattgcagaaccaaatcttgttctaacaatctcccccttttttatgatgacaaaactatGTATGTTGATGACACAATTTGTACATAATCAGAAAAAGTTTCAGAAAAGAAAGGTGAGGAATACTTATCCTTTATATGAGAAACTCCCTTTGAATCTAAGACTCAGTGAAGATCATAAATCCTAATATCTTATCAGATATTAAGATCTTGAGAGTCTTGATTCTTGATACCAATCATGCCAAGCAAGATCTTGAATTTTCAGAGCATTATTGCCAAAAGGTTTAGAGCCTAATTGCCAGATAAGATCTTGAATACTCTGAGCCTGATTATGGATAAAATCTTCTCAGAGTTTGATTCCAAAATATATACACAAAGACTTTGTGTACCGCTTTCATATCCTGATTCAGTTCATGATACCTGAGAAAGAAAACAATTCTAACAGGAATAGAAGTTTATATTGGTTAGAATGTAAGTAGTTCATTTCAAGAAATATGACTATTAGAATCAAAATATTAACTTCAGTTATTACTCCCTTTTTTTGTCATAGTCAAAAAGATAATTATGTGTGAAAACATAAgaatacaaaaaagaaaaagagataaaagaaacaaaataaagaatTTGATTGATAATTCAGAAGAAAACATAAATCTGAAAAGAGAAACAACAAAGGAAAACAATTATAATCCTAAGGTTCATAtgcaaaaggaaaaaaaaatcctAAGAGCCTAGGGTCCAGATGATGACGGCGTTAACAGCTTAGTCAGAATCTGTTGAAGCATAGTTTGAACAGATTCATTAACAACCCTCTGTTGATCAATGCTTTCCCTGAAAACCTGTTGTTCTTTTCTAATGACACTGACTGCTTGCTCCAGACGCACGATAGCAGGATCATAGGATGAAATTAATAAGGCATCCTCTTTTTATCTTTCTGCTTCTTCAGCAGCTCTAGCCTTTTCTTCAGCTTGAAGCCTGGATTCTTCAGCTTCCTTAAGTGCCTCTGGCTCAACTTCTCTCTGCCTAGCAGCAAGCAGATTGAAGAGTCTGATTTTTTCCTTCTTGTCTtctaggttacaatgcttctatttattCTATTGCCAATCCTAAAAGTACAGAACTTACAGAATCAAAAATAATCAACCAAAGAATTATGTatcaacaaggtttggaaaacgaaacaattgtatggttcaaaattcaACAATGTGAATGCAAAAGAATGCTTACCATTATACTACAACGACACATAACAATGAAATGAATTCTAAGTataaaaatcatgcaaaacattctaaaataaaacaagctcaatcaagaatcacacctagcaaaaattcatcaatagaTGAAGAACCCACAAAAATGAGGGattttcactcatccaacaatcttgcaaacaatagacaaaattatgcattcttccaaaaatcacattgaaactacaaaagcaagaatcacaagggttTTTCAaagttgtaatgtggcttggttaacaaacaagggataagtcctaaagctaatcgaaacaagaATCTAGTTGTTGCAAttgtttgaatattgctttgaATGCCTTCGTCTCGATTGGCTCATGAATGACAAGTGTTGTTCTTGGAAGAACCTTATCCTTAGCGTGATGATGACAGTTGGTAGCGTGTTTCCTTAATTTAGCTTTGTCTTTCCAACATgctgcatgtggcttgcttcttcagtctaccttgggagttgttccttttaaatgttgtaaccgttttgcttatgatgatgtttctaacggcttCCCATTTGATTCTACGCTTTGTATTTGTATGTTGAGTTGTAGATTCTTCATTGATTCACAAGTGACTCTTTTGTTGTTTGCATTTTGTATGTCACTGCGttattctatcagaacttctgatcttctatCCTTGTTGTACCGAGACTTCATGTATCTGATAATTCTTTGTAATTCCTTGAAGCTTATCTGATGTACTTCCTGATTTTGTGCTTGTTGTATGTGAGCGTTGATATTCCTTGTTCTTCTGAGTGGTCTTGTTTTTTTATTGTTGCTTCTGATCTGCTGTCTTTGGCTTGTTTGATAtgttcttaatcagaacatctgatgaatgatgttatggctttgtcaatcttctggatgtttGATTTCATATCTGAGCCGGATTTTGATGTAGtcattgtactctttttctgatgaatcctgtataagacttatagcataatatctgcacactaagtgaaaccattagtaataaaaattttactcacaaaatatatgcttgttatcatcaaaaccagattctgaacatagattctcaatcttgttctaacagaagatTTGTATGATTTGCGACTCTGTTAggcaaaatgtt
Encoded proteins:
- the LOC131658225 gene encoding ribonuclease 3-like protein 3; the protein is MKKLLSFVSCINFKVHNGFNTLFWESIWLDDSALKECFPDLYQASLLKNVLVAAMGGWMGGVWRWSDFGLSAALVDMADHREEFLELKKRVEAFRDWKSEKDLVFWSGNVDRNFSVASCYAFYDRLRIPFGPPVIHAEVFDFLWKMEIPFKIKAFGWRIFHERLPTKDLLAIRVSFSFVSLSLHTMAAQAHKELEETLMIQTCSLVIDDKEEEISPKQQEEKEETYDKDSLPPLPLDEVEAIIEYEFKNKHLLKEAFTHKTYGADNGLSYKRLEYVGDVVLNLFIVIEQYFSYPNLGPGVLTPNKSKNVDTEKLARVAIKHGLERYLRHKQPNLKDEIQRFIERVDDYYLHSNGQLYAPKALADIVESIIGAIFIDSNLSLDIVWKVARKLLEPIIEPESVKKHPVSQLIEICQEKKFKLQFVDLWEESTSVEIFINDKLVGRGSYGSKKAIARYRAAKNALDNIDNVLEVSTFTIKDAIEG